In the genome of Halococcus sediminicola, one region contains:
- a CDS encoding EamA family transporter — protein sequence MEFAEMDSTVLFGLTTMVTWGIWIILGNAAAESIDPRTAAAISYLTAGLLALGFVVVSDASVAVTMRGGLLAGVAGLFTGIGLISMYMGFAQGSTTVVSTLGAMYFVVAAIISMGVLGDEITITRFVGIAFAVVGVVLVAR from the coding sequence ATGGAATTCGCAGAGATGGATTCGACCGTTTTGTTCGGCTTGACTACAATGGTGACGTGGGGGATCTGGATCATTCTGGGCAACGCTGCGGCGGAGTCTATCGACCCTAGAACTGCAGCCGCCATCTCGTATTTGACGGCGGGACTCCTTGCACTCGGATTTGTCGTCGTTTCTGACGCATCAGTCGCCGTCACTATGCGAGGAGGGCTACTTGCTGGCGTGGCTGGCTTGTTTACCGGAATCGGCCTTATTTCGATGTACATGGGGTTCGCTCAAGGGTCAACGACAGTCGTCTCGACTCTCGGTGCCATGTACTTCGTCGTTGCAGCCATCATCAGTATGGGCGTGCTCGGAGATGAGATTACGATAACCAGATTCGTCGGCATCGCATTCGCAGTTGTTGGCGTTGTCTTGGTTGCTCGATAG
- a CDS encoding phosphotransferase family protein, protein MLAEMVCHLRSSWTPVNIEHIVEGVNSTVAIDIDTPTGEQRIVLKASTSTHPLAEDRSRAEPRVLSLLQRKTAVPVPAVFDTCDDHETYPTPYFLMEYVDGETINHADAPNLPVDVRETIFREAGQNLAELHTLGPLDEVGDLVGKDNEVSVLDTPDSPSYDVFHEWLLDSYEETLNQLLGEGGYFPELTKDPNRFDDLVPEIRNYLRETVPNLLPPEPATYCHKDYRYGNLVVVPETGATRAVLDWANLMSAPPGFNLAIAESKLLKPDLNTDADASAGRAGELRRALWEGYESVRDGWAFDTATRDRIRVYRLAFRLDQMACLPLFSRIDPTLDDRDARAAEHRAFAEQYL, encoded by the coding sequence ATGCTGGCCGAGATGGTCTGTCATCTACGGTCCTCTTGGACTCCAGTAAACATCGAACATATCGTGGAGGGCGTCAATTCCACGGTCGCCATCGATATCGATACGCCGACAGGAGAACAGAGAATCGTCCTCAAGGCTAGCACTAGCACTCACCCACTAGCTGAGGATCGATCTAGAGCCGAGCCGCGGGTCCTCTCGCTCCTCCAGCGAAAGACTGCTGTTCCGGTTCCAGCTGTGTTCGACACCTGCGACGACCACGAAACTTACCCGACCCCGTACTTCCTGATGGAGTACGTTGACGGGGAGACGATCAACCACGCTGACGCACCGAATCTCCCGGTCGACGTCCGCGAGACGATCTTCCGTGAGGCTGGGCAGAATCTGGCGGAACTCCACACGCTTGGTCCCTTGGACGAAGTGGGTGACCTAGTGGGGAAGGACAACGAGGTATCGGTACTCGACACCCCAGATTCGCCGAGTTACGATGTCTTCCACGAGTGGCTACTCGACTCGTACGAGGAGACCCTCAATCAACTTCTGGGGGAGGGTGGGTATTTTCCCGAACTCACGAAGGACCCGAACCGATTCGACGACCTCGTCCCTGAGATCCGAAACTACCTCAGAGAGACGGTTCCAAACCTCCTCCCACCAGAGCCAGCGACCTACTGCCACAAGGACTACCGATACGGAAATTTGGTGGTCGTCCCGGAAACCGGAGCGACACGTGCAGTCCTCGACTGGGCGAACCTCATGTCTGCTCCGCCGGGGTTCAATCTTGCAATCGCGGAATCGAAGCTACTGAAACCGGATTTGAACACGGATGCCGACGCATCGGCAGGCCGCGCTGGCGAGTTGCGCCGGGCGCTCTGGGAGGGGTATGAATCGGTGCGCGATGGGTGGGCTTTCGATACGGCGACGCGCGATCGGATTCGTGTGTATCGACTCGCGTTTCGTCTGGACCAGATGGCCTGTCTTCCGCTATTCTCCCGTATCGACCCCACGCTGGATGACCGCGATGCTCGGGCCGCCGAACATCGGGCATTCGCCGAACAGTATCTCTGA
- a CDS encoding DUF6788 family protein: MASVKNRLAKQNVAALSDAREYLDELIEWKQRPVENDDLPQAAEPVGDENDGREGTVVMEKVTCGDETCKCMSEGEKHGPYKYRYYRMSDGTLTSKYIDNE, encoded by the coding sequence ATGGCGAGCGTGAAAAATCGTCTTGCCAAGCAGAATGTCGCGGCGCTTTCGGACGCCCGCGAGTATCTCGACGAGCTAATCGAGTGGAAGCAGCGGCCGGTCGAGAACGACGATCTGCCGCAGGCGGCGGAGCCGGTTGGCGACGAGAACGATGGGAGAGAGGGAACGGTGGTCATGGAGAAAGTGACCTGTGGTGACGAAACGTGCAAATGCATGTCCGAGGGGGAGAAACACGGCCCGTACAAGTATCGCTACTATCGCATGAGCGACGGCACGCTCACCTCCAAGTACATCGACAACGAGTGA
- a CDS encoding tyrosine-type recombinase/integrase, translated as MAHHPKSRNEWAERHRKALTTRHTHEDVLNDREFELLLEACTALPDPRGFEARFVCLVGGRLGLRAGEIAHFQTSWIDWNRQLIRIPRHEPCSCGYCRRQAGQEAEHNDQLTTAGALASRWHPKTIASARSIPFDLSLRIELCIERFANRYDGFPRSRATVNRRVQEAAEEADLTGRIYPHCLRATAASYHAYKGVASVPLQALMGWSDLATAQKYIRISGTATADALRQVHHR; from the coding sequence ATGGCTCATCATCCAAAATCCAGAAACGAGTGGGCGGAACGGCACCGAAAGGCACTGACCACCCGTCACACCCACGAGGACGTACTAAACGACCGCGAGTTCGAACTTCTGCTGGAAGCGTGTACAGCACTTCCAGATCCACGGGGGTTCGAAGCGCGATTCGTCTGTCTGGTCGGTGGTCGACTCGGCCTCCGTGCCGGAGAGATAGCCCATTTCCAGACCTCGTGGATTGACTGGAATCGCCAGCTCATCAGGATTCCACGACATGAACCCTGTAGCTGTGGCTACTGTCGACGCCAAGCGGGACAAGAGGCAGAGCACAACGATCAACTCACCACAGCCGGCGCTCTCGCGTCACGCTGGCATCCGAAGACTATCGCCTCCGCCCGGTCGATCCCATTTGATCTGTCGCTCCGCATCGAGTTGTGCATCGAGCGATTTGCAAACCGCTACGACGGCTTTCCACGGTCACGGGCGACCGTCAACCGGCGGGTTCAGGAGGCCGCCGAAGAGGCCGATCTCACCGGACGAATCTATCCCCACTGTCTGCGGGCGACGGCGGCCAGCTACCACGCGTACAAAGGCGTGGCCTCGGTCCCCTTACAGGCACTCATGGGATGGAGTGATCTCGCGACGGCCCAGAAATATATCCGGATATCTGGAACCGCCACCGCCGACGCACTCCGACAGGTGCACCACCGATAG
- a CDS encoding DUF7342 family protein, which translates to MAEPNPGLWTESTSGRERVRHVVELLDEPTPVQEIADWADVSRATADDELQRLQSDDWVTETTVDGTKAYDLNPVRMLFDEMTDLITAHSRDELESQLTELKEEQEELATEYEVNSLDEFREQLADEDLSAEELRERRNVIATWEAINTELGLVKHALQLYDDIVELSSPRTDTPSTLA; encoded by the coding sequence ATGGCTGAACCGAATCCGGGGTTATGGACGGAGAGTACAAGTGGGCGTGAGCGCGTCCGGCACGTCGTGGAGCTGCTGGACGAACCAACGCCAGTGCAGGAGATCGCGGACTGGGCAGACGTCTCACGCGCGACAGCTGACGATGAACTCCAGCGACTGCAGAGTGACGACTGGGTCACTGAAACGACCGTCGACGGGACGAAAGCCTACGACCTGAACCCCGTGCGGATGCTCTTCGATGAGATGACGGACCTGATTACGGCCCACTCGCGTGACGAACTGGAGAGCCAACTCACAGAGCTGAAGGAGGAACAGGAAGAGCTGGCGACGGAGTACGAGGTCAATTCACTTGATGAGTTCCGGGAGCAGCTCGCTGACGAGGACCTCTCGGCTGAGGAGCTTCGTGAACGTCGCAACGTGATCGCTACTTGGGAGGCGATCAATACGGAACTCGGGCTTGTGAAGCACGCCCTCCAACTGTATGATGACATCGTGGAACTCTCGTCACCGCGCACAGACACTCCCTCGACGCTCGCCTAA
- a CDS encoding alpha/beta fold hydrolase, giving the protein MPKSSTVKSTDGTEIAYRQGGNGPPLILIHGGGLSGQTLWDTMQPQFISDTTLLVPDRRGHGDSGDTSDYNLEQEVADIHSIIESVGSNPTLFGHSYGGLCALEAAREATVKRLILYEPAILTGEHKDDANLSDEMEKLLDAGERRQAVKQYLRESAGLENIERLPIWPEIVNHAKIIVRQNRAIEQYRLEDLDISVPTLLLRSEEGPEHLRDGVGRLHETLPNSQLVELKDMGHNGVYSNSEQVANEIWAFMQET; this is encoded by the coding sequence ATGCCAAAATCATCCACAGTCAAATCAACAGATGGGACGGAGATTGCTTACAGACAGGGTGGAAATGGCCCACCGCTCATCCTCATTCACGGGGGAGGTCTCAGTGGCCAAACACTCTGGGATACTATGCAACCTCAGTTTATCTCAGACACCACACTTCTCGTTCCGGACCGACGTGGACACGGGGATAGCGGTGACACCAGCGACTACAACCTCGAACAGGAAGTAGCCGACATCCATTCGATTATTGAATCAGTCGGCAGTAATCCGACATTGTTCGGTCATTCATACGGTGGACTCTGCGCACTGGAGGCAGCACGAGAGGCGACAGTCAAGCGACTGATTCTGTATGAACCAGCGATTCTAACAGGGGAACACAAAGACGATGCGAACCTCTCCGACGAGATGGAAAAACTTCTCGACGCGGGTGAACGACGTCAGGCCGTCAAACAGTACCTTCGAGAAAGTGCAGGACTTGAAAATATCGAACGCCTCCCGATCTGGCCCGAAATCGTGAATCACGCTAAAATTATTGTTCGGCAGAACCGTGCTATCGAACAATATCGCCTTGAGGACCTCGATATATCTGTACCGACACTCTTGCTGAGGAGCGAAGAAGGCCCAGAACACCTTCGAGACGGCGTAGGGAGGCTCCATGAGACGCTCCCCAACAGTCAACTTGTCGAACTGAAGGACATGGGTCATAACGGCGTCTACTCAAATTCCGAGCAAGTTGCGAACGAGATTTGGGCTTTTATGCAAGAAACGTAG
- a CDS encoding HAD family hydrolase produces the protein MVAAHEPDLDASRDVGLHTAYVHRSTEWGSDAVESAEKPDESAYDIVVDDFVELAECLGAPSIIH, from the coding sequence ATGGTCGCGGCACACGAACCAGATCTCGATGCGAGCCGCGACGTGGGACTCCACACTGCGTACGTCCACCGATCCACTGAGTGGGGTTCCGACGCGGTCGAAAGCGCCGAGAAGCCCGATGAGTCGGCCTATGATATCGTGGTCGATGATTTCGTCGAACTCGCAGAGTGTCTCGGTGCTCCCTCGATCATCCACTGA
- a CDS encoding ATP-binding cassette domain-containing protein, which translates to MDGVNLRIPRGSVYGLLGPNGAGKTTIIRILTTLLRPTGGSATVLGHDVAQDAAEVRAKVSLTGQYASVDEDLTGRENLVLVGRLLGFSWRGARKRADELLTAFGLDDAATRQVRTYSGGMRRRLDIAASLVITPEVLFLDEPTTGLDPRSRNQVWAIIRAIAAEGTTVLLTTQYLDEADRLADRLAVIDDGRVIAEGTSRELKAAVDASTLQLQLHDPGHREEAEAILREYLGGAVHNGTDRDTLSASVPHDEEPAAVLTALSDAGVNVAEFSLGQASLDEVFLALTGQPAEDTTEEVAA; encoded by the coding sequence GTGGACGGCGTCAATCTTCGGATTCCTCGGGGCTCCGTATACGGGCTCTTGGGTCCAAACGGTGCCGGCAAGACCACGATAATCCGCATACTCACGACGCTACTCCGCCCGACCGGCGGCAGCGCGACCGTTCTCGGACACGACGTCGCCCAGGATGCAGCCGAAGTCCGCGCGAAGGTAAGCCTCACGGGTCAGTACGCTTCAGTCGATGAGGACCTCACCGGCCGCGAGAATCTCGTCCTCGTGGGACGCCTACTCGGGTTTTCCTGGCGCGGTGCAAGAAAGCGAGCTGACGAACTGCTCACGGCCTTCGGTCTCGACGATGCGGCCACCCGCCAGGTGCGAACGTACTCCGGCGGGATGCGACGCCGACTCGACATCGCCGCAAGCCTCGTCATCACGCCCGAGGTGTTGTTCCTCGATGAGCCAACGACGGGCCTTGACCCGCGCAGTCGAAATCAGGTCTGGGCCATCATCCGCGCCATCGCCGCCGAGGGAACCACCGTGCTCCTCACCACGCAGTACCTCGACGAGGCCGATCGCCTCGCCGACCGTCTCGCCGTCATCGACGACGGTCGTGTCATTGCCGAGGGCACGAGCCGCGAACTCAAAGCTGCCGTGGATGCCAGCACCCTTCAGTTGCAGCTCCACGATCCGGGACACCGAGAGGAGGCCGAAGCCATCCTGCGAGAATACCTCGGTGGGGCTGTCCACAACGGAACTGACCGAGATACCCTCTCCGCGAGCGTCCCACACGACGAGGAGCCAGCAGCGGTGTTGACGGCACTCTCGGATGCCGGCGTGAACGTCGCCGAGTTCTCGCTCGGACAGGCGAGCCTCGACGAGGTTTTCCTCGCACTCACCGGTCAACCCGCTGAGGACACGACGGAGGAGGTGGCCGCATGA
- a CDS encoding ABC transporter permease — protein MSSETAPSNTVVEEDLDDVLSRIERPSRPGPVSASLTLGWRALLKIKHVPFQLLDVTAFPLMFTLLFTFLFGGALAGSPQQYIQFLLPGILVQSIVFITVYTGVGLNTDIDKGLFDRFQSLPIWQPAPLVGALLGDVLRYSMAALMVIGLGVIIGFRPGAGIVGVLLALALVLVFAFSLSWIWVLAGLLVDTPESVMTASFLLLFPLTFVSNIFVDPATMPAWLQTVVSVNPVTHLTDASRGLMHGNVALMDVTWVLIASALIIVVFAPLSLRMYHKER, from the coding sequence ATGAGCAGCGAGACCGCTCCATCGAATACTGTCGTCGAGGAGGATCTCGACGATGTCCTCTCGCGGATCGAGCGGCCGTCTCGCCCCGGACCCGTCTCCGCCTCGCTCACCCTCGGGTGGCGAGCGCTCCTGAAGATTAAGCACGTGCCGTTTCAGCTTCTCGACGTTACGGCGTTCCCGCTCATGTTCACCCTGCTGTTCACGTTCCTGTTCGGGGGTGCTCTCGCCGGATCACCACAGCAGTACATCCAGTTCCTGCTCCCGGGCATCCTCGTCCAGTCTATCGTCTTCATCACCGTCTACACGGGCGTCGGCCTCAACACGGACATCGATAAGGGCCTGTTCGACCGCTTTCAGTCGCTCCCGATCTGGCAGCCTGCGCCGCTGGTGGGAGCCCTCCTCGGCGACGTGTTGCGCTACTCGATGGCGGCGCTCATGGTCATCGGGCTCGGTGTTATCATAGGGTTCCGTCCCGGGGCCGGGATCGTGGGCGTGCTCCTCGCGCTCGCGTTGGTGCTCGTCTTCGCGTTCAGTCTCTCGTGGATTTGGGTTCTCGCGGGGTTGCTCGTCGACACTCCCGAGTCCGTCATGACGGCGAGCTTTCTGCTGCTCTTCCCACTGACGTTCGTGAGCAACATCTTCGTCGACCCGGCGACCATGCCGGCGTGGCTCCAGACCGTGGTCAGCGTGAATCCCGTCACCCATCTCACTGACGCCTCTCGGGGCCTCATGCATGGGAACGTCGCTTTGATGGATGTGACGTGGGTGCTCATCGCCTCCGCGTTAATCATCGTCGTGTTCGCGCCGCTATCGCTCCGCATGTATCACAAAGAGCGGTAA
- a CDS encoding VOC family protein — protein sequence MSSRNGTKSVVESRQKITPNLWFDDQAEEAAEFYVSIFDNTKLGTISRYDATTAEAAGQPEGSVLTVDFELDGQEFVALNGGPAFTLNPAISFIVNCSTEGEVDGLWERLSDSGEVLMPLDSYPFSDRYGWIQDRYGVSWQLILADPEGEWRPKFMPSMLFVGDNCGNAEAAMDFYTTIFADTTKGQIARYSPDQDLDEEGTIMYADFTLGDHWFAAADSAQDHDFGFNEAISFIVHCETQEDVDYYWKKLTADGGAEGECGWLKDKYDVSWQIVPTKLYELLQSEDADKAKRATEALLQMQKLDIAVLEQAVGE from the coding sequence ATGAGTTCAAGAAATGGGACCAAGAGTGTGGTCGAGTCCAGGCAGAAAATCACCCCGAACCTGTGGTTCGACGACCAGGCCGAAGAAGCAGCAGAATTCTACGTATCAATCTTCGATAATACGAAACTCGGTACGATCAGCCGATACGATGCGACGACAGCGGAAGCCGCTGGGCAGCCGGAAGGTAGTGTCCTGACCGTTGACTTCGAACTTGACGGGCAGGAATTCGTCGCGCTTAACGGCGGCCCAGCATTCACCCTCAATCCAGCCATATCGTTCATCGTCAACTGCTCCACTGAAGGCGAGGTCGACGGACTCTGGGAACGGCTATCTGACAGCGGCGAGGTACTGATGCCGCTCGATTCCTACCCGTTCAGCGACCGATATGGCTGGATACAGGACAGATACGGGGTATCTTGGCAGTTGATCTTGGCCGATCCTGAAGGTGAGTGGCGGCCCAAATTTATGCCGTCGATGCTGTTCGTCGGCGATAACTGTGGGAACGCGGAAGCCGCGATGGACTTCTACACCACCATATTCGCCGACACGACGAAGGGACAGATTGCACGATATAGCCCAGATCAAGACCTGGACGAGGAAGGCACGATCATGTACGCTGATTTCACACTCGGCGACCACTGGTTCGCAGCGGCGGACAGCGCACAGGACCACGACTTCGGCTTCAACGAGGCGATCTCATTCATCGTCCACTGTGAGACACAGGAAGACGTCGATTATTACTGGAAGAAACTCACGGCCGACGGTGGGGCGGAAGGTGAATGCGGCTGGTTGAAGGACAAATACGACGTCTCCTGGCAGATCGTCCCCACCAAATTGTACGAATTGCTCCAGAGCGAGGACGCCGATAAAGCAAAACGGGCCACGGAGGCGCTGCTCCAGATGCAGAAACTCGATATTGCGGTGTTGGAGCAGGCTGTGGGGGAGTAA
- a CDS encoding YdeI/OmpD-associated family protein encodes MRKIEELSDGVVHDLPADLRETLTSNPESRDAWEDITPLARNEFICWVEDAKKPETRNRRIRRTKEELIDGKRRPCCWPGCPHR; translated from the coding sequence ATGAGAAAGATCGAAGAACTCTCCGATGGTGTGGTGCACGACCTACCTGCGGACCTACGAGAGACCCTTACCTCTAATCCAGAATCGCGGGACGCATGGGAGGATATTACGCCACTCGCGCGCAATGAGTTTATCTGCTGGGTTGAAGACGCGAAAAAACCGGAGACGAGAAATCGCCGGATCAGGCGGACAAAAGAGGAGTTGATAGACGGAAAGCGCCGGCCGTGTTGTTGGCCCGGTTGCCCTCATCGGTGA
- a CDS encoding FkbM family methyltransferase: protein MISRTLDSLITIMDEEHSPEGSIRTTIYDVDVQFRMASARDDRSISDMAEGSAAEIFEDMFTEIHDDDVFFEIGAYIGMFSCVIGQKSPGIGIVCFEPHPHTREILTRNLQLNGIDATVMDCAISNSDGTIAFDDRSDTPEGMGEVRHTEGKMKTPARTLDGVVADGDVPSPTVIMSDIVGEETNMLRGGSRTLSSPTMRVAYIVIHDQPLERLGSSKQELEELLRRYGFDELEYLRDNLLKAKKSSQTR, encoded by the coding sequence ATGATATCGCGCACCCTCGATTCTCTCATTACGATCATGGACGAAGAGCATTCGCCTGAAGGATCCATCCGTACTACGATCTATGATGTCGACGTGCAGTTCCGTATGGCATCAGCCAGGGACGACCGATCCATTTCCGACATGGCCGAAGGATCAGCAGCTGAGATATTCGAGGACATGTTCACCGAAATTCACGATGACGATGTCTTCTTCGAGATCGGCGCTTACATTGGTATGTTCAGCTGTGTGATCGGGCAAAAGTCTCCTGGGATTGGCATCGTCTGTTTCGAACCTCACCCCCATACACGGGAGATCCTAACGAGGAACCTCCAGTTGAATGGGATCGATGCCACGGTGATGGATTGCGCCATCTCGAATTCGGATGGGACGATAGCGTTCGACGATCGTAGTGATACACCCGAGGGGATGGGCGAAGTTCGGCATACCGAAGGAAAAATGAAAACGCCCGCTCGAACGCTCGATGGGGTCGTCGCGGACGGTGATGTACCATCGCCGACGGTGATTATGTCGGATATCGTCGGCGAGGAGACCAACATGCTTCGTGGCGGGTCGAGGACCCTCTCGTCGCCGACAATGCGGGTGGCGTACATCGTAATTCACGACCAGCCATTAGAACGTCTTGGAAGTAGTAAGCAGGAGCTTGAGGAACTTCTGAGAAGGTATGGATTCGACGAGTTGGAATACCTCCGAGATAACCTTCTCAAGGCTAAGAAGTCGAGTCAAACCAGGTGA
- a CDS encoding pre-peptidase — protein MKIIDSYHETQSSQSNKRDSSQIANVSRRRFLTTSGKVGLATAASIAGIGQAAGADTKERDLLIQGLGERATYSFAVSGNLEKDSYSGADIDDTDTITNNGASGRVENGGDAYTFTGDLLAFDLNGEAQVSLGAHGARVGNRPDYLLEIEGFGMHTPYSFSVEDNLQKSAAGDATISSSDDIVEQSAHGAVGSGTDAYTFDGSLHAFDFDSSGEVNVTLNGKPARIGQRSDHLLVIEGFGTNTRYSFMTSNYPFKSDAQGATIDPQDENPTNGAFGVVGGGKDAYTYDGHLRAFDFDRSGELRITIDGKPAHVGDRPDRVLRIFADGEYSPYEFSVSGSIREKKGVESQQDTINGKSVSGAVSGQGNDQYTFDGELTSLSFPGENSPLVHSNGERVSPNDV, from the coding sequence ATGAAAATCATCGATTCCTACCACGAGACGCAGAGTTCACAGTCGAACAAGCGTGATTCATCACAGATCGCCAACGTTTCACGCCGTCGATTTCTTACCACCTCCGGAAAAGTCGGTCTCGCTACTGCGGCCTCGATAGCTGGTATCGGACAAGCAGCAGGTGCCGACACCAAAGAACGTGATCTGCTCATTCAGGGCCTCGGTGAGCGCGCGACCTACTCGTTTGCTGTCAGCGGGAACCTCGAAAAGGATTCGTATTCTGGTGCGGACATCGACGATACCGATACCATCACGAACAACGGAGCGAGTGGAAGGGTTGAAAACGGTGGTGACGCTTACACCTTTACTGGCGATCTCCTTGCGTTCGATCTCAACGGCGAGGCGCAGGTATCCCTCGGTGCCCATGGAGCACGCGTCGGTAACCGACCGGACTATCTGCTCGAAATCGAGGGATTCGGTATGCACACGCCCTATTCGTTTAGTGTAGAAGATAACCTCCAGAAAAGTGCAGCTGGCGACGCGACCATCAGCAGTAGTGACGATATCGTCGAACAGAGCGCCCATGGCGCGGTCGGGAGTGGAACAGACGCTTACACGTTCGATGGGTCGCTCCATGCCTTTGATTTCGATTCGTCTGGTGAAGTCAACGTCACACTCAATGGCAAGCCGGCGCGTATTGGTCAACGATCCGACCATCTGCTCGTCATAGAAGGATTTGGAACGAATACTCGCTACTCCTTCATGACCAGCAACTATCCATTCAAGAGTGATGCTCAGGGGGCAACTATCGACCCACAGGATGAGAACCCGACAAATGGTGCTTTCGGTGTAGTCGGTGGAGGAAAAGATGCATATACATATGATGGTCATTTGCGAGCGTTCGATTTCGACCGTTCGGGAGAGCTTCGGATCACCATTGATGGCAAACCTGCCCACGTGGGCGATCGCCCTGACCGAGTGCTCCGTATCTTTGCTGACGGAGAGTACAGCCCCTATGAGTTCTCGGTCAGTGGATCTATTCGTGAAAAAAAGGGCGTTGAAAGCCAACAGGATACCATCAACGGTAAGTCGGTGTCCGGTGCCGTCAGCGGTCAAGGGAACGACCAGTACACTTTCGATGGTGAGCTAACGTCGCTGAGCTTCCCCGGTGAGAACTCGCCTCTGGTTCATAGTAACGGCGAACGAGTATCTCCGAACGACGTCTAA
- a CDS encoding helix-turn-helix domain-containing protein — protein sequence MSTIAEFSIPIAEFALSETLERQPDMVFEVDRVVAHDTTHVVPFVRATQGDFGELTEILEADTSVEEVELLANVEGESYYRMVWINRAEIIGYMVAEQGATVHEAIASDDEWHLRVFFPERRGLSATNDYARENGFTLDVTAIYGLGDLEEAQHNLTKQQYDTLTTAVERGYYDIPRGTNAKELANELDISHQALSERFRRATKNLVKNSLLVDEDEED from the coding sequence GTGTCGACGATAGCCGAGTTTAGCATCCCAATCGCGGAATTTGCGCTTTCGGAGACGCTCGAACGCCAGCCGGACATGGTGTTCGAAGTCGACCGCGTGGTGGCCCATGATACGACCCACGTAGTACCGTTCGTGAGAGCAACACAGGGCGATTTCGGAGAACTGACCGAGATACTCGAAGCCGATACGAGCGTCGAGGAAGTCGAACTGCTCGCCAACGTTGAGGGAGAGTCCTACTATCGGATGGTGTGGATCAATCGTGCAGAAATCATCGGCTATATGGTCGCCGAGCAGGGCGCGACCGTCCACGAGGCGATCGCGAGCGATGACGAGTGGCACTTGCGGGTGTTCTTCCCTGAGCGGCGTGGGCTTTCGGCAACGAACGACTACGCACGCGAGAACGGATTCACGCTCGACGTAACCGCTATCTATGGGCTGGGAGACCTCGAAGAGGCCCAGCACAATCTCACCAAACAACAGTATGACACTCTCACCACGGCCGTCGAGCGAGGCTACTACGACATTCCACGCGGAACGAATGCCAAGGAACTCGCTAACGAACTCGACATCTCCCATCAGGCACTCTCCGAACGGTTCCGACGCGCAACCAAGAACCTCGTCAAGAATTCGCTCCTCGTCGACGAAGACGAAGAAGATTGA